The following are from one region of the Haloactinomyces albus genome:
- a CDS encoding M23 family metallopeptidase yields MVAAVAAGAFAAAGQAMAADEEQADSGHDEYTPLAAGQNVAASFGSVATEDATESGTASAGKAPASKASASSTAKAVGGAMSAPNVLPVAKPSESDTEVRQLAKSEQIAKKRAEAREPDYVAPAEGRFTSGFGGRWGTTHYGIDIANNTGTEIRSVADGTVIEAGSASGFGLWVRVLHDDGTITVYGHVHTITVDEGERVEAGEQIATMGNRGFSTGTHLHFEVWDTDGRKINPVPWLNERGVDVT; encoded by the coding sequence GTGGTCGCAGCCGTTGCCGCAGGTGCCTTCGCGGCGGCAGGCCAAGCGATGGCGGCGGATGAGGAACAGGCCGACAGCGGGCACGACGAGTACACCCCACTGGCAGCCGGACAAAATGTCGCGGCCTCCTTCGGTTCCGTGGCCACCGAGGACGCCACCGAGAGCGGCACGGCGTCGGCGGGCAAGGCACCGGCGAGCAAGGCTTCGGCGAGCAGCACGGCCAAGGCCGTGGGTGGGGCCATGTCCGCCCCCAACGTCCTGCCCGTGGCCAAACCCTCCGAGTCCGATACCGAGGTGCGCCAGCTCGCCAAGAGCGAGCAGATCGCCAAGAAACGCGCAGAGGCACGGGAACCGGATTATGTGGCTCCCGCCGAAGGGCGCTTCACTTCCGGATTCGGTGGCCGCTGGGGCACCACGCACTACGGCATCGACATCGCCAACAACACGGGCACGGAGATCAGGTCCGTGGCCGACGGCACGGTCATCGAAGCGGGCTCCGCCAGCGGCTTCGGCCTGTGGGTCCGTGTTCTGCACGATGACGGCACCATCACCGTCTATGGGCACGTCCACACGATCACCGTCGACGAGGGTGAGCGCGTCGAAGCAGGCGAGCAGATCGCCACGATGGGCAACCGAGGCTTCTCCACCGGCACCCACCTGCACTTCGAGGTGTGGGACACCGACGGCAGGAAGATCAACCCGGTGCCGTGGCTGAACGAGCGCGGCGTCGACGTCACCTGA
- a CDS encoding GbsR/MarR family transcriptional regulator, producing MAERTDGPGRDEDAVARFVERFGLDLAEAGMPRMAARIFAGLLVSEDGRRTAAELAELLQVSPAAVSGAVRYLTQVGLVAREREPGQRRDHYRVHHDTWYESFAQRDEQLGRWERTLLDGVRAVGADSRAGRRIEETRDFFEFLRRELPALMDTWRRQRATGHGSDPD from the coding sequence ATGGCTGAGCGCACGGACGGGCCGGGTCGTGACGAGGATGCGGTGGCGCGGTTCGTCGAGCGGTTCGGCTTGGATCTGGCCGAGGCGGGTATGCCGCGCATGGCAGCCCGCATCTTCGCGGGTCTGCTCGTCTCGGAGGACGGTAGGCGCACTGCCGCCGAACTCGCCGAACTGTTGCAGGTCAGCCCGGCGGCGGTCTCCGGTGCCGTCCGGTACCTGACGCAGGTGGGATTGGTCGCACGGGAGCGCGAGCCGGGGCAGCGGCGCGATCACTACCGGGTCCACCACGACACCTGGTACGAATCGTTCGCACAACGGGACGAGCAGTTGGGACGCTGGGAGCGCACCCTGCTCGACGGGGTCCGGGCAGTGGGAGCGGACAGTAGAGCCGGACGGCGTATCGAGGAGACCCGCGATTTCTTCGAGTTCCTGCGGAGGGAATTACCCGCGCTGATGGACACATGGCGGAGGCAGCGAGCCACCGGCCACGGGTCGGACCCGGACTGA
- a CDS encoding DUF5336 domain-containing protein — protein sequence MSAPYPVPQQVPQQQGSSGQSSSGPDLAFLLALGAAGLGLIAYILGFFGDQARTLFTILPGFCLITAGVLAGLHVLPKTPNTMLAAAPLAMYSALSLLLLIATEGGGAFVTVILIVAFLQLAAVVGVLLLDTGIMVVPASKSGQGGAFGQAGGFTAHPYPGQPQPGPLPGQPQPGQAQPGGWYPQSGSQPSAHPGQPGQPQPGPQPGQPQPAPPQPAQHPQPAQHPQPGQYGHPSGGPQGTQHMPHPGQDPRDS from the coding sequence ATGTCCGCGCCTTATCCAGTGCCGCAGCAGGTACCACAGCAGCAGGGTTCGTCCGGGCAGTCGTCCTCGGGGCCGGACTTGGCGTTCCTACTCGCGCTCGGGGCCGCGGGACTCGGTCTGATCGCCTATATTCTGGGATTCTTCGGTGATCAGGCGAGGACCCTGTTCACCATCCTCCCCGGATTCTGCCTCATCACCGCTGGTGTATTGGCGGGGCTGCACGTGCTGCCGAAGACTCCGAACACGATGCTTGCCGCCGCTCCGCTTGCGATGTACTCGGCACTGTCGCTGCTACTGCTGATCGCCACCGAGGGTGGGGGCGCCTTCGTGACCGTGATTCTGATTGTGGCGTTCTTGCAGCTCGCGGCGGTGGTCGGTGTCCTCCTGCTGGACACGGGAATCATGGTGGTTCCGGCCTCGAAGTCCGGGCAGGGCGGGGCGTTCGGTCAGGCGGGTGGGTTCACCGCACACCCTTATCCGGGGCAGCCGCAGCCGGGACCGCTGCCCGGGCAACCGCAGCCCGGCCAAGCTCAGCCGGGTGGATGGTACCCGCAGTCGGGGAGTCAGCCGTCGGCCCATCCGGGGCAGCCGGGGCAGCCGCAGCCGGGGCCTCAGCCCGGTCAACCCCAACCTGCTCCACCCCAGCCGGCCCAGCACCCCCAGCCGGCCCAGCACCCCCAGCCGGGCCAGTACGGCCACCCGTCGGGTGGGCCGCAAGGTACTCAGCACATGCCGCATCCGGGTCAGGATCCCCGCGACTCCTGA
- the sucD gene encoding succinate--CoA ligase subunit alpha has translation MAIFLNENSKVIVQGITGSEGTKHTARMLRSGTDIVGGVNARKAGQSVEIEGRALPVFGGVAEAMKETGADVSVVFVPPKFAKEAVVEAIDAEIGLAVVITEGIPVHDAAYFWAYATARGNATRIVGPNCPGVISPGRSNAGIIPADITAGGKIGLVSKSGTLTYQMMYELRDIGFSTCVGIGGDPVIGTTHIDALQAFEDDPGTEAVVMIGEIGGDAEERAAEYIKAHISKPVVGYVAGFTAPEGKTMGHAGAIVSGSAGTASAKKDALEAAGVKVGKTPSETAQLMRTIVKD, from the coding sequence ATGGCTATCTTCCTCAACGAGAACAGTAAGGTCATCGTCCAGGGCATCACCGGGTCGGAGGGCACCAAGCACACCGCGCGGATGTTGCGGTCGGGCACCGACATCGTCGGTGGGGTCAATGCCCGCAAGGCCGGGCAGAGTGTCGAGATCGAGGGTCGTGCGCTGCCGGTGTTCGGTGGTGTGGCCGAGGCGATGAAGGAGACCGGCGCGGATGTGTCGGTGGTGTTCGTGCCGCCGAAGTTCGCCAAGGAGGCCGTGGTCGAGGCCATCGATGCGGAGATCGGCTTGGCCGTGGTGATCACCGAGGGGATTCCGGTGCACGATGCGGCTTATTTCTGGGCGTATGCCACTGCCCGGGGCAATGCCACCCGGATTGTGGGCCCGAACTGTCCGGGGGTGATTTCGCCGGGCCGGTCGAATGCGGGCATCATTCCGGCCGATATCACCGCCGGTGGGAAGATCGGGTTGGTGTCCAAGTCCGGTACGTTGACGTATCAGATGATGTATGAGCTGCGTGATATCGGGTTTTCCACCTGTGTGGGCATCGGGGGGGATCCGGTTATCGGGACCACGCACATCGATGCGTTGCAGGCGTTCGAGGATGATCCGGGCACCGAGGCGGTCGTGATGATCGGTGAGATCGGTGGGGATGCCGAGGAGCGGGCCGCCGAGTACATCAAGGCCCACATCAGCAAGCCGGTGGTGGGCTATGTCGCCGGGTTCACCGCGCCCGAGGGCAAGACCATGGGCCATGCCGGGGCCATTGTCTCCGGCTCGGCGGGCACGGCCTCGGCCAAGAAGGACGCGCTGGAAGCCGCCGGGGTCAAGGTCGGCAAGACCCCCAGCGAAACCGCCCAACTCATGCGCACCATCGTCAAGGACTGA
- the sucC gene encoding ADP-forming succinate--CoA ligase subunit beta: protein MDLYEYQAKEIFAAHGVPTLPGSVATDPDGAKAAAEELGGPVVVKAQVKAGGRGKAGGVKLAETPDEAGQKAEGILGLDIKGHVTRRVLVTSASDIADEYYFSFLLDRANRNFLAMASVEGGMEIEEVAATKPEALARVAIDPIEGVDQATAREIVAQAKFPDEIADQVADVIVQLWEAFVAEDATLVEINPLVKDPQGKVIALDGKVTLDENAAFRQSKQAELVDKETEDPLEAKAKAKDLNYVKLDGEVGIIGNGAGLVMSTLDVVAYSGEAHRGVKPANFLDIGGGASAEVMAAGLDVILGDPDVRSVFVNVFGGITACDAVANGIVQALEMLGGEASKPLVVRLDGNNVDEGRRILSEANHPVVTMVDTMDGAADKAAELAARA, encoded by the coding sequence GTGGACCTCTACGAGTACCAGGCGAAGGAGATCTTCGCCGCCCACGGAGTGCCGACGCTGCCCGGTTCCGTGGCAACCGATCCCGACGGGGCAAAGGCAGCTGCCGAGGAACTCGGCGGCCCCGTGGTTGTGAAAGCCCAGGTGAAAGCCGGGGGTCGCGGTAAGGCCGGTGGTGTGAAGCTGGCCGAGACCCCGGACGAGGCGGGACAGAAGGCCGAGGGAATCCTCGGGCTGGACATCAAGGGGCATGTGACGCGGCGGGTCTTGGTGACCTCCGCGTCCGACATCGCCGACGAGTACTACTTCTCGTTCCTGCTCGATCGGGCCAACCGGAATTTCCTGGCGATGGCCTCCGTCGAGGGCGGCATGGAGATCGAGGAGGTCGCGGCGACCAAGCCCGAGGCGCTGGCCAGGGTCGCCATCGACCCGATCGAGGGCGTGGACCAAGCCACCGCGCGCGAGATCGTGGCGCAGGCCAAGTTCCCCGACGAGATCGCCGACCAGGTCGCCGACGTGATCGTCCAGCTCTGGGAGGCCTTCGTGGCCGAGGATGCCACGCTGGTCGAGATCAACCCGCTGGTCAAGGACCCGCAGGGCAAGGTCATCGCGCTGGACGGCAAGGTCACTCTCGACGAGAACGCCGCCTTCCGGCAGTCGAAGCAGGCGGAGCTCGTCGACAAGGAGACCGAGGACCCGTTGGAGGCCAAGGCGAAGGCCAAGGACCTCAACTATGTCAAGCTTGATGGTGAGGTCGGCATCATCGGTAATGGTGCGGGTTTGGTCATGTCCACGCTGGATGTGGTGGCCTATTCGGGAGAGGCGCACCGGGGTGTCAAGCCGGCGAACTTCTTGGACATCGGCGGGGGCGCGTCGGCCGAGGTGATGGCTGCGGGGCTGGATGTGATCCTCGGGGATCCGGATGTCCGGTCGGTGTTTGTCAACGTTTTCGGGGGGATCACCGCGTGTGATGCGGTGGCCAACGGGATCGTGCAGGCGCTGGAGATGCTCGGTGGTGAGGCGAGCAAGCCGTTGGTGGTGCGGCTGGATGGCAACAATGTTGACGAGGGCCGCCGGATCCTGTCCGAGGCGAACCATCCTGTGGTGACAATGGTGGACACGATGGACGGCGCGGCCGATAAGGCCGCCGAGCTGGCTGCGAGGGCGTGA
- a CDS encoding cell division protein PerM, with amino-acid sequence MIPGGVETTPDSAPQRGTERVFLRNRPGVRAKPLLAETGLALLTGYLAVAAVLAMVIATAEAARFSVITVLAAALPGWLATFQVPLRLTGSPLTALPLLPTVLVMLLIAVASARVARRSRMRHPKQAVWVILTMGASHAVSGAGAALVVGGFRGPVEVAPVEAAMWCGMVAAAASTLGLIRRCGMLYVVWERVDGEVWRGLRVGLLATVTMLGVGVLVVATAVGLSMAKLQAVTERIGSAGDIFGTVVLSVLYLPDAVLAGWSFVTGVGLSVGDLAFRPLWGNPGALPDVPLLALLPTHEPALWWTAGFVLPVAVGGLVGVLCRHVHESPYRRMRVVALSTLVVAASMAVWAVMAGGRLGDGKLGPISLHPWTLIPATCCWIAVPAAATAWFAGPWRHGALTPPENTAAEIAGQDSSATEPDATEASDTESAEDGGAGNGDAGDGGDADGAPEDEYAEYAEDAEAAGATEEKAEGSGEDGADTAVGTTNTEATTDDDLPDDDLPEDDLPEDDLPEDDLPEDAEFILEQLDRELEEFDSADFDTDEDRHR; translated from the coding sequence GTGATACCAGGTGGCGTTGAAACCACACCGGACTCGGCCCCACAGCGCGGTACCGAGCGTGTTTTCCTCCGGAACCGTCCCGGCGTACGAGCGAAGCCTCTGCTCGCCGAGACCGGCTTGGCGCTGCTGACGGGCTACCTCGCAGTCGCCGCCGTGCTCGCGATGGTGATTGCCACGGCAGAGGCAGCGCGTTTCTCCGTGATCACCGTGCTTGCCGCAGCCCTGCCGGGATGGCTGGCCACCTTCCAAGTGCCGTTGCGGCTCACCGGTTCCCCGCTCACCGCGCTGCCGTTGCTGCCGACGGTGCTCGTGATGCTGTTGATCGCCGTTGCCTCCGCGCGAGTGGCGCGGCGATCGCGGATGCGGCATCCGAAGCAGGCAGTGTGGGTGATCCTCACGATGGGGGCCTCGCACGCCGTGTCCGGAGCGGGTGCCGCACTGGTTGTCGGTGGATTCCGTGGGCCGGTGGAGGTTGCTCCGGTCGAGGCGGCGATGTGGTGCGGGATGGTGGCCGCGGCCGCTTCGACTCTCGGCCTGATCCGGCGATGCGGAATGCTTTACGTGGTGTGGGAGCGCGTCGACGGTGAGGTATGGCGTGGCCTTCGTGTCGGGCTGCTGGCCACGGTCACGATGCTCGGTGTGGGAGTGTTGGTGGTCGCCACGGCCGTGGGCCTGTCGATGGCGAAGCTCCAGGCTGTGACGGAGCGAATCGGGTCGGCCGGTGACATCTTCGGCACCGTCGTACTGTCCGTGCTCTACCTGCCGGATGCGGTGCTCGCGGGCTGGTCGTTCGTGACGGGGGTCGGCCTGTCGGTCGGTGATCTCGCGTTCCGGCCGCTGTGGGGCAACCCCGGAGCGCTGCCGGACGTGCCGCTGTTGGCGCTCCTGCCTACGCATGAGCCCGCGCTGTGGTGGACGGCCGGGTTCGTCCTGCCGGTGGCTGTGGGTGGTCTCGTGGGCGTGCTGTGCAGGCATGTGCACGAGAGCCCGTATCGCCGAATGCGGGTGGTCGCACTGTCCACGCTGGTTGTGGCCGCGTCGATGGCGGTGTGGGCGGTGATGGCCGGAGGACGTCTCGGTGACGGCAAGCTGGGTCCGATCAGCCTCCATCCGTGGACGCTGATTCCGGCCACGTGCTGCTGGATCGCGGTTCCCGCCGCGGCCACGGCGTGGTTCGCGGGACCGTGGCGGCACGGTGCACTCACTCCGCCGGAAAACACGGCCGCGGAGATCGCGGGGCAGGATTCGAGCGCCACCGAACCGGATGCGACCGAGGCGAGCGACACGGAGAGCGCCGAGGACGGTGGTGCCGGGAACGGCGATGCTGGGGACGGCGGTGATGCCGATGGTGCCCCGGAGGACGAGTACGCCGAGTACGCCGAGGACGCCGAGGCTGCCGGGGCAACCGAGGAGAAAGCCGAGGGCAGCGGCGAGGACGGTGCCGATACCGCTGTGGGCACCACGAATACCGAGGCGACCACGGACGACGACCTGCCGGACGACGACCTGCCGGAGGACGACCTGCCGGAGGACGACCTGCCGGAGGACGACCTGCCGGAGGACGCGGAGTTCATCCTGGAACAACTCGACAGGGAACTCGAGGAGTTCGACTCCGCGGATTTCGACACCGACGAGGATCGCCACCGGTGA
- a CDS encoding type II toxin-antitoxin system VapC family toxin: MIIVDTTTLVEVVLPDQALSARARSALMRDPHWAAPAHQPLEFLSSIRGLTLGSRITPAVATAALDEFRACRIEHFAVLGDMELMDRMWELRHNITPHDAAHVALAEALDTTVLTADVKLATASGPRCRFQSIR, encoded by the coding sequence ATGATCATCGTCGACACAACCACACTCGTCGAGGTCGTGCTTCCCGACCAGGCGCTGTCCGCTCGCGCTCGGAGTGCGCTGATGCGTGATCCGCACTGGGCGGCGCCTGCACATCAGCCTCTCGAGTTCCTGAGCAGCATCCGTGGCTTGACTCTCGGAAGCAGGATCACGCCCGCCGTGGCCACTGCCGCACTCGACGAGTTCCGCGCCTGCAGGATCGAGCACTTTGCAGTGCTGGGCGATATGGAACTCATGGATCGAATGTGGGAGCTGCGCCACAACATCACGCCCCACGATGCCGCTCACGTGGCTCTCGCGGAGGCACTGGACACGACCGTGCTGACTGCTGACGTGAAACTCGCGACCGCCTCGGGACCGCGCTGCCGGTTCCAGTCGATCCGCTGA